In a genomic window of bacterium:
- the amrB gene encoding AmmeMemoRadiSam system protein B, which translates to MATDLRMPVVAGQFYEATGSALRQEIADCYLDRRGPGRLPTVDLAGPRQMLGLVSPHAGYIYSGPMAAHGYAALAADGRPDAFVIIGPNHGRGSWVSAIQTSGAWLTPLGEAQVEPELATALAAELPDFTVGSAAFRGEHSLEVQLPFLQDLYGGEVPFVPLMMLDQDRDAASAVGRALGRVLAGRNVVIIASTDMTHQEPRQVATAQDRILIERIEALDPDGLLTEQARRDITMCGYGPTAAMLLAARQLGATRTETFRYGDSGEAHPMAAVVGYLSLGVYR; encoded by the coding sequence ATGGCAACCGATCTGCGTATGCCGGTCGTCGCCGGACAGTTCTACGAAGCAACCGGGAGTGCCCTCAGGCAGGAGATCGCGGACTGTTATCTGGACCGCCGCGGGCCCGGCAGACTGCCGACGGTGGACCTCGCCGGGCCCAGGCAGATGCTCGGGCTGGTGTCGCCCCATGCCGGCTACATCTATTCGGGGCCGATGGCCGCCCACGGCTACGCGGCGCTGGCGGCGGACGGTCGGCCCGATGCCTTCGTCATCATCGGGCCCAACCACGGACGGGGCAGTTGGGTCTCGGCGATACAGACCTCCGGGGCGTGGCTGACGCCGCTGGGCGAGGCGCAGGTGGAACCCGAACTGGCCACGGCCCTCGCCGCCGAGCTGCCTGACTTCACCGTCGGGTCGGCCGCCTTCCGGGGCGAGCACAGCCTCGAGGTGCAGTTGCCCTTCCTGCAGGACCTGTACGGCGGCGAGGTGCCGTTCGTGCCGCTGATGATGCTGGACCAGGACCGCGACGCGGCCTCCGCTGTCGGCCGGGCCCTGGGGCGCGTGCTGGCAGGGCGCAATGTCGTCATCATCGCCAGCACTGACATGACCCACCAGGAGCCCCGCCAGGTCGCCACGGCGCAGGACCGGATTCTCATCGAGCGCATCGAGGCGCTCGACCCGGACGGTCTTCTGACCGAGCAGGCCCGCCGCGACATCACCATGTGCGGCTATGGCCCCACCGCCGCGATGCTCCTCGCGGCCAGGCAGCTTGGCGCCACACGCACCGAGACCTTCCGCTACGGTGACTCCGGCGAGGCCCATCCCATGGCCGCGGTCGTCGGCTATCTGTCGCTGGGAGTGTACCGGTAG